The following coding sequences are from one Solea solea chromosome 11, fSolSol10.1, whole genome shotgun sequence window:
- the hipk1a gene encoding homeodomain-interacting protein kinase 1 isoform X1 codes for MSDQRRSVRSSNTDMASQLQVFSSPSVSSSAYSRSKRLKVENPAWDVSSQLGDNGYYQQSPSQGVAPSTSGSNFNPVYNLNQVHLPAAGSREQTVVRAADSTGSLRGPPSSTSSTSSSRRIKDATSSSQPCDLYHKQYSLKRKSEEVDSSDSVQILEELSAPVVSNRAGGGGGGTTTAQSIAHSTSTTKSSNSHSEGDYQLVQHEILCSMSNSYEVLEFLGRGTFGQVAKCWKRGTNEIMAIKILKNHPSYARQGQIEVSILSRLSTENADEFNFVRSYECFQHKNHTCLVFEMLEQNLYDFLKHSKFSPLLLKCIRPILQQVATALMKLKSLGLIHADLKPENIMLVDPLRQPYRVKVIDFGSASHVSKAVCSTYLQSRYYRAPEIILGLPFCEAIDMWSLGCVIAELFLGWPLYPGASEYDQIRYISQTQGLPAEYLLSAGTKTCRFFNRGPDSSYPLWRLKTPAEHEAEMGIKSKEARKYIFNCLDDMMQVNMTNLEGTDILAEKADRREFIDLLKKMLTLDADKRITPVKTLNHPFVTMTHLLHFPHSSHVKSCFQNMDICKRRCSAFENGKNMFANNNTPSAATNLTVTFSSQLNQHNQMSSTGGQSLSLSSNVPLLNYQPGLYQQATINIPGLTQQGVPLQTRPTQLCAQTEPFQQTLIVCPPTIQGLQTSNKPSGYPVRMDNSLPLVPQNQSSQSLHIQPGMLTQASVLDPLLFGSLYASVAAMPHLGSVQPPVGCRGGNLCSCLDQNASMLQGWPAGTQQILIPSTWQQMPGMAIHNTGQTVVPDSPMGASVSDSQQASGWRGRRGSQYDGVNQQDSGAGRLQNHNSGATHSRAQQGKRSKARHAERRARSVSSVHSATTVVNNTSTCAGDQTQPIVISDTPSPAVSIITIHSDSEDDDDRKFPAACSGTSQRTNVISCVTVHDSHDSDSSTSSPLSPKSSSQPSKSLAIILPSVKSQPGESTTHKAPAAPVQAVSGFGKSKKGSTVQSSRPGDSNTDRHQRAASSRSQPLNLSQVQQSVMSSSHEQTVTSISLRRQPTYPPPVSSHSSYRPHESTLFTSTPNLYAYPASAALASVSQAVDQMHGGSSRHSRAGGAYPSLALLQKNSNLALGGSTPGQFTNHPQHHHHHQQQPQHQHLGEQPFHRSSAAYQRKLNQYPFL; via the exons ATGTCTGATCAGCGACGGAGTGTCCGGTCATCAAATACAG ACATGGCGTCACAGCTTCAGGTGTTCTCCTCACCTTCTGTGTCCTCCAGTGCCTATTCTCGCTCAAAGAGGCTCAAAGTAGAGAACCCTGCCTGGGATGTGTCCAGCCAGCTTGGAGACAATGGTTACTACCAGCAGAGTCCCAGCCAGGGAGTTGCACCCTCCACTTCTGGCTCTAACTTCAACCCAGTGTACAACCTCAACCAGGTTCATCTGCCTGCTGCAGGTTCCCGGGAGCAGACAGTGGTGCGGGCAGCGGACAGCACAGGCAGCCTTCGTGGacctccctcctccacctcgtCCACCTCCTCCAGCCGCCGCATCAAGGACGCCACGTCGTCCTCGCAGCCGTGCGACCTCTACCACAAGCAGTATAGCTTGAAGCGGAAAAGCGAGGAGGTGGACAGCAGTGACAGCGTCCAGATACTGGAGGAGCTCTCGGCACCTGTCGTCTCAAACCGcgctggtggtggtggaggagggacCACCACTGCTCAATCCATAGCACATTCCACTTCTACGACAAAGAGCAGCAACTCCCACAGCGAGGGCGACTACCAGCTGGTCCAGCATGAGATCCTGTGCTCGATGTCAAACAGTTACGAGGTGCTCGAGTTCCTAGGGCGCGGCACTTTTGGTCAGGTGGCGAAATGCTGGAAGCGCGGCACAAATGAGATCATGGCCATCAAAATCTTGAAGAATCACCCCTCTTACGCTCGGCAGGGACAAATAGAA GTGAGCATCCTCAGCAGACTGAGCACAGAGAACGCAGACGAGTTCAACTTTGTCCGCTCATACGAGTGTTTCCAGCACAAGAACCACACGTGCCTTGTGTTCGAGATGCTGGagcagaacctgtacgacttccTGAAGCACAGCAAGTTCAGCCCGCTGCTGCTCAAATGCATTCGGCCCATTCTGCAGCAGGTGGCCACGGCGCTGATGAAGCTGAAGAGCCTGGGGCTGATCCACGCCGACCTGAAACCCGAAAACATCATGCTGGTCGATCCTTTGCGGCAGCCGTACCGAGTGAAAGTGATCGACTTTGGCTCCGCCAGCCACGTGTCTAAAGCGGTTTGCTCCACCTACCTGCAGTCGCGGTACTACAG AGCTCCAGAGATAATCCTGGGACTTCCTTTCTGTGAAGCCATCGACATGTGGTCTTTAGGATGCGTCATTGCGGAGCTGTTTTTGGGATGGCCCCTTTATCCTGGTGCATCAGAGTATGATCAG ATACGTTACATTTCCCAGACCCAGGGTCTCCCAGCAGAGTACCTGCTGAGTGCAGGAACCAAGACCTGCCGCTTTTTCAACAGAGGGCCCGACTCAAGCTACCCACTCTGGAGACTGAAA ACGCCCGCGGAACACGAGGCAGAGATGGGGATCAAATCAAAGGAGGCGCGTAAATACATCTTCAACTGCCTTGATGACATGATGCAG GTGAACATGACAAACCTGGAGGGGACAGACATTTTGGCAGAGAAGGCCGACAGACGGGAGTTCATAGACCTGTTGAAGAAGATGCTGACGCTGGACGCAGACAAGCGCATCACGCCCGTGAAAACCCTGAACCACCCGTTTGTTACCATGACACACCTGCTGCACTTCCCTCACAGCTCACA tgTGAAGTCCTGCTTCCAAAACATGGACATATGCAAACGCCGATGCAGCGCCTTTGAGAATGGAAAAAATATGTTTGCCAACAACAACACCCCAAGTGCAGCCACCAACCTCACTGTCACCTTTAGTAGCCAACTAAACCAGCACAACCAG ATGTCCTCCACAGGAGGccagtctctgtctctcagcagTAACGTCCCACTGCTGAACTACCAGCCTGGCCTCTACCAGCAGGCCACCATCAACATCCCTGGCCTGACCCAGCAGGGCGTTCCCCTGCAGACCAGACCCACCCAGCTCTGTGCCCAGACCGAACCCTTCCAGCAGACACTCATAGTGTGTCCCCCCACCATCCAGG GTCTTCAAACATCCAATAAGCCCTCTGGTTATCCTGTGAGGATGGACAACTCGTTGCCCTTAGTTCCTCAGAACCAGTCATCCCAGTCTCTTCACATCCAGCCTGGCATGCTGACACAG GCCTCCGTCCTCGACCCCCTGCTGTTTGGCAGCCTGTACGCCTCAGTGGCAGCAATGCCACATTTAGGCTCGGTCCAGCCGCCAGTTGGCTGCAGAGGTGGAAACCTCTGCAGCTGTCTGGATCAGAATGCCTCCATGCTG cagGGCTGGCCAGCAGGCACTCAGCAGATACTCATCCCTTCAACCTGGCAGCAGATGCCAGGCATGGCCATCCACAACACTGGGCAGACCGTAGTGCCCGACTCACCCATGGGAGCATCTGTCTCTGACAGTCAACAAGCTTCCGGCTGGAG GGGTCGTCGTGGCAGCCAGTATGACGGTGTCAACCAGCAGGACTCTGGTGCTGGCCGTCTCCAAAACCACAACTCAGGGGCCACTCACTCAAGAGCCCAACAGGGCAAGAGGTCAAAGGCTCGACATGCTGAGCGCAGAGCCAG atcTGTGTCATCGGTGCATTCAGCCACCACTGTGGTGAACAACACCTCAACATGTGCTGGCGACCAGACTCAGCCCATTGTCATCTCTGACACGCCCAGTCCTGCCGTCAGCATCATCACCATTCACAGTGACTCAGAGGATGACGACGACAGGAAGTTCCCTGCTGCATG CTCTGGAACGAGCCAGAGGACCAACGTGATCAGTTGTGTGACAGTACATGACTCTCATGACTCTGACTCCTCCACCAGCAGCCCCCTCAGCCCCAAGAGCAGCTCACAGCCCAGCAAGTCTCTGGCTATCATCCTGCCCTCTGTGAAGAGCCAGCCAGGAGAGAGCACAACCCACAaagctccagcagctccag TTCAAGCTGTAAGTGGCTTTGGAAAGTCAAAGAAGGGATCGACAGTTCAGTCCAGTCGGCCCGGAGATTCCAACACGGATCGGCATCAGCGGGCGGCTTCCAGCAGATCTCAGCCTCTTAACCTGAGTCAG GTACAGCAGTCGGTAATGTCATCATCCCATGAACAAACAGTAACCAGTATCTCCCTGAGGCGTCAGCCCACGTATCCCCCTCCGGTCTCGTCCCACTCGTCCTACCGCCCCCACGAGAGCACCCTTTTCACCTCGACCCCCAACCTGTATGCCTACCCGGCATCAGCCGCGTTGGCGTCCGTGTCTCAGGCTGTGGACCAAATGCACGGCGGTTCGTCCCGCCACAGCAGAGCGGGTGGAGCGTACCCCTCACTCGCGCTGCTGCAGAAGAACAGCAACTTGGCCCTGGGAGGTTCTACTCCGGGGCAGTTCACCAACCACCCccaacatcaccatcatcatcagcagcagccgcagcatcAGCATCTGGGGGAGCAGCCGTTCCATCGCTCCAGTGCGGCTTATCAACGAAAACTCAACCAGTATCCCTTCCTGTAA
- the hipk1a gene encoding homeodomain-interacting protein kinase 1 isoform X2: MSDQRRSVRSSNTDMASQLQVFSSPSVSSSAYSRSKRLKVENPAWDVSSQLGDNGYYQQSPSQGVAPSTSGSNFNPVYNLNQVHLPAAGSREQTVVRAADSTGSLRGPPSSTSSTSSSRRIKDATSSSQPCDLYHKQYSLKRKSEEVDSSDSVQILEELSAPVVSNRAGGGGGGTTTAQSIAHSTSTTKSSNSHSEGDYQLVQHEILCSMSNSYEVLEFLGRGTFGQVAKCWKRGTNEIMAIKILKNHPSYARQGQIEVSILSRLSTENADEFNFVRSYECFQHKNHTCLVFEMLEQNLYDFLKHSKFSPLLLKCIRPILQQVATALMKLKSLGLIHADLKPENIMLVDPLRQPYRVKVIDFGSASHVSKAVCSTYLQSRYYRAPEIILGLPFCEAIDMWSLGCVIAELFLGWPLYPGASEYDQIRYISQTQGLPAEYLLSAGTKTCRFFNRGPDSSYPLWRLKTPAEHEAEMGIKSKEARKYIFNCLDDMMQVNMTNLEGTDILAEKADRREFIDLLKKMLTLDADKRITPVKTLNHPFVTMTHLLHFPHSSHVKSCFQNMDICKRRCSAFENGKNMFANNNTPSAATNLTVTFSSQLNQHNQMSSTGGQSLSLSSNVPLLNYQPGLYQQATINIPGLTQQGVPLQTRPTQLCAQTEPFQQTLIVCPPTIQGLQTSNKPSGYPVRMDNSLPLVPQNQSSQSLHIQPGMLTQQGWPAGTQQILIPSTWQQMPGMAIHNTGQTVVPDSPMGASVSDSQQASGWRGRRGSQYDGVNQQDSGAGRLQNHNSGATHSRAQQGKRSKARHAERRARSVSSVHSATTVVNNTSTCAGDQTQPIVISDTPSPAVSIITIHSDSEDDDDRKFPAACSGTSQRTNVISCVTVHDSHDSDSSTSSPLSPKSSSQPSKSLAIILPSVKSQPGESTTHKAPAAPVQAVSGFGKSKKGSTVQSSRPGDSNTDRHQRAASSRSQPLNLSQVQQSVMSSSHEQTVTSISLRRQPTYPPPVSSHSSYRPHESTLFTSTPNLYAYPASAALASVSQAVDQMHGGSSRHSRAGGAYPSLALLQKNSNLALGGSTPGQFTNHPQHHHHHQQQPQHQHLGEQPFHRSSAAYQRKLNQYPFL, encoded by the exons ATGTCTGATCAGCGACGGAGTGTCCGGTCATCAAATACAG ACATGGCGTCACAGCTTCAGGTGTTCTCCTCACCTTCTGTGTCCTCCAGTGCCTATTCTCGCTCAAAGAGGCTCAAAGTAGAGAACCCTGCCTGGGATGTGTCCAGCCAGCTTGGAGACAATGGTTACTACCAGCAGAGTCCCAGCCAGGGAGTTGCACCCTCCACTTCTGGCTCTAACTTCAACCCAGTGTACAACCTCAACCAGGTTCATCTGCCTGCTGCAGGTTCCCGGGAGCAGACAGTGGTGCGGGCAGCGGACAGCACAGGCAGCCTTCGTGGacctccctcctccacctcgtCCACCTCCTCCAGCCGCCGCATCAAGGACGCCACGTCGTCCTCGCAGCCGTGCGACCTCTACCACAAGCAGTATAGCTTGAAGCGGAAAAGCGAGGAGGTGGACAGCAGTGACAGCGTCCAGATACTGGAGGAGCTCTCGGCACCTGTCGTCTCAAACCGcgctggtggtggtggaggagggacCACCACTGCTCAATCCATAGCACATTCCACTTCTACGACAAAGAGCAGCAACTCCCACAGCGAGGGCGACTACCAGCTGGTCCAGCATGAGATCCTGTGCTCGATGTCAAACAGTTACGAGGTGCTCGAGTTCCTAGGGCGCGGCACTTTTGGTCAGGTGGCGAAATGCTGGAAGCGCGGCACAAATGAGATCATGGCCATCAAAATCTTGAAGAATCACCCCTCTTACGCTCGGCAGGGACAAATAGAA GTGAGCATCCTCAGCAGACTGAGCACAGAGAACGCAGACGAGTTCAACTTTGTCCGCTCATACGAGTGTTTCCAGCACAAGAACCACACGTGCCTTGTGTTCGAGATGCTGGagcagaacctgtacgacttccTGAAGCACAGCAAGTTCAGCCCGCTGCTGCTCAAATGCATTCGGCCCATTCTGCAGCAGGTGGCCACGGCGCTGATGAAGCTGAAGAGCCTGGGGCTGATCCACGCCGACCTGAAACCCGAAAACATCATGCTGGTCGATCCTTTGCGGCAGCCGTACCGAGTGAAAGTGATCGACTTTGGCTCCGCCAGCCACGTGTCTAAAGCGGTTTGCTCCACCTACCTGCAGTCGCGGTACTACAG AGCTCCAGAGATAATCCTGGGACTTCCTTTCTGTGAAGCCATCGACATGTGGTCTTTAGGATGCGTCATTGCGGAGCTGTTTTTGGGATGGCCCCTTTATCCTGGTGCATCAGAGTATGATCAG ATACGTTACATTTCCCAGACCCAGGGTCTCCCAGCAGAGTACCTGCTGAGTGCAGGAACCAAGACCTGCCGCTTTTTCAACAGAGGGCCCGACTCAAGCTACCCACTCTGGAGACTGAAA ACGCCCGCGGAACACGAGGCAGAGATGGGGATCAAATCAAAGGAGGCGCGTAAATACATCTTCAACTGCCTTGATGACATGATGCAG GTGAACATGACAAACCTGGAGGGGACAGACATTTTGGCAGAGAAGGCCGACAGACGGGAGTTCATAGACCTGTTGAAGAAGATGCTGACGCTGGACGCAGACAAGCGCATCACGCCCGTGAAAACCCTGAACCACCCGTTTGTTACCATGACACACCTGCTGCACTTCCCTCACAGCTCACA tgTGAAGTCCTGCTTCCAAAACATGGACATATGCAAACGCCGATGCAGCGCCTTTGAGAATGGAAAAAATATGTTTGCCAACAACAACACCCCAAGTGCAGCCACCAACCTCACTGTCACCTTTAGTAGCCAACTAAACCAGCACAACCAG ATGTCCTCCACAGGAGGccagtctctgtctctcagcagTAACGTCCCACTGCTGAACTACCAGCCTGGCCTCTACCAGCAGGCCACCATCAACATCCCTGGCCTGACCCAGCAGGGCGTTCCCCTGCAGACCAGACCCACCCAGCTCTGTGCCCAGACCGAACCCTTCCAGCAGACACTCATAGTGTGTCCCCCCACCATCCAGG GTCTTCAAACATCCAATAAGCCCTCTGGTTATCCTGTGAGGATGGACAACTCGTTGCCCTTAGTTCCTCAGAACCAGTCATCCCAGTCTCTTCACATCCAGCCTGGCATGCTGACACAG cagGGCTGGCCAGCAGGCACTCAGCAGATACTCATCCCTTCAACCTGGCAGCAGATGCCAGGCATGGCCATCCACAACACTGGGCAGACCGTAGTGCCCGACTCACCCATGGGAGCATCTGTCTCTGACAGTCAACAAGCTTCCGGCTGGAG GGGTCGTCGTGGCAGCCAGTATGACGGTGTCAACCAGCAGGACTCTGGTGCTGGCCGTCTCCAAAACCACAACTCAGGGGCCACTCACTCAAGAGCCCAACAGGGCAAGAGGTCAAAGGCTCGACATGCTGAGCGCAGAGCCAG atcTGTGTCATCGGTGCATTCAGCCACCACTGTGGTGAACAACACCTCAACATGTGCTGGCGACCAGACTCAGCCCATTGTCATCTCTGACACGCCCAGTCCTGCCGTCAGCATCATCACCATTCACAGTGACTCAGAGGATGACGACGACAGGAAGTTCCCTGCTGCATG CTCTGGAACGAGCCAGAGGACCAACGTGATCAGTTGTGTGACAGTACATGACTCTCATGACTCTGACTCCTCCACCAGCAGCCCCCTCAGCCCCAAGAGCAGCTCACAGCCCAGCAAGTCTCTGGCTATCATCCTGCCCTCTGTGAAGAGCCAGCCAGGAGAGAGCACAACCCACAaagctccagcagctccag TTCAAGCTGTAAGTGGCTTTGGAAAGTCAAAGAAGGGATCGACAGTTCAGTCCAGTCGGCCCGGAGATTCCAACACGGATCGGCATCAGCGGGCGGCTTCCAGCAGATCTCAGCCTCTTAACCTGAGTCAG GTACAGCAGTCGGTAATGTCATCATCCCATGAACAAACAGTAACCAGTATCTCCCTGAGGCGTCAGCCCACGTATCCCCCTCCGGTCTCGTCCCACTCGTCCTACCGCCCCCACGAGAGCACCCTTTTCACCTCGACCCCCAACCTGTATGCCTACCCGGCATCAGCCGCGTTGGCGTCCGTGTCTCAGGCTGTGGACCAAATGCACGGCGGTTCGTCCCGCCACAGCAGAGCGGGTGGAGCGTACCCCTCACTCGCGCTGCTGCAGAAGAACAGCAACTTGGCCCTGGGAGGTTCTACTCCGGGGCAGTTCACCAACCACCCccaacatcaccatcatcatcagcagcagccgcagcatcAGCATCTGGGGGAGCAGCCGTTCCATCGCTCCAGTGCGGCTTATCAACGAAAACTCAACCAGTATCCCTTCCTGTAA
- the hipk1a gene encoding homeodomain-interacting protein kinase 1 isoform X3 yields MSDQRRSVRSSNTDMASQLQVFSSPSVSSSAYSRSKRLKVENPAWDVSSQLGDNGYYQQSPSQGVAPSTSGSNFNPVYNLNQVHLPAAGSREQTVVRAADSTGSLRGPPSSTSSTSSSRRIKDATSSSQPCDLYHKQYSLKRKSEEVDSSDSVQILEELSAPVVSNRAGGGGGGTTTAQSIAHSTSTTKSSNSHSEGDYQLVQHEILCSMSNSYEVLEFLGRGTFGQVAKCWKRGTNEIMAIKILKNHPSYARQGQIEVSILSRLSTENADEFNFVRSYECFQHKNHTCLVFEMLEQNLYDFLKHSKFSPLLLKCIRPILQQVATALMKLKSLGLIHADLKPENIMLVDPLRQPYRVKVIDFGSASHVSKAVCSTYLQSRYYRAPEIILGLPFCEAIDMWSLGCVIAELFLGWPLYPGASEYDQIRYISQTQGLPAEYLLSAGTKTCRFFNRGPDSSYPLWRLKTPAEHEAEMGIKSKEARKYIFNCLDDMMQVNMTNLEGTDILAEKADRREFIDLLKKMLTLDADKRITPVKTLNHPFVTMTHLLHFPHSSHVKSCFQNMDICKRRCSAFENGKNMFANNNTPSAATNLTVTFSSQLNQHNQMSSTGGQSLSLSSNVPLLNYQPGLYQQATINIPGLTQQGVPLQTRPTQLCAQTEPFQQTLIVCPPTIQGLQTSNKPSGYPVRMDNSLPLVPQNQSSQSLHIQPGMLTQGWPAGTQQILIPSTWQQMPGMAIHNTGQTVVPDSPMGASVSDSQQASGWRGRRGSQYDGVNQQDSGAGRLQNHNSGATHSRAQQGKRSKARHAERRARSVSSVHSATTVVNNTSTCAGDQTQPIVISDTPSPAVSIITIHSDSEDDDDRKFPAACSGTSQRTNVISCVTVHDSHDSDSSTSSPLSPKSSSQPSKSLAIILPSVKSQPGESTTHKAPAAPVQAVSGFGKSKKGSTVQSSRPGDSNTDRHQRAASSRSQPLNLSQVQQSVMSSSHEQTVTSISLRRQPTYPPPVSSHSSYRPHESTLFTSTPNLYAYPASAALASVSQAVDQMHGGSSRHSRAGGAYPSLALLQKNSNLALGGSTPGQFTNHPQHHHHHQQQPQHQHLGEQPFHRSSAAYQRKLNQYPFL; encoded by the exons ATGTCTGATCAGCGACGGAGTGTCCGGTCATCAAATACAG ACATGGCGTCACAGCTTCAGGTGTTCTCCTCACCTTCTGTGTCCTCCAGTGCCTATTCTCGCTCAAAGAGGCTCAAAGTAGAGAACCCTGCCTGGGATGTGTCCAGCCAGCTTGGAGACAATGGTTACTACCAGCAGAGTCCCAGCCAGGGAGTTGCACCCTCCACTTCTGGCTCTAACTTCAACCCAGTGTACAACCTCAACCAGGTTCATCTGCCTGCTGCAGGTTCCCGGGAGCAGACAGTGGTGCGGGCAGCGGACAGCACAGGCAGCCTTCGTGGacctccctcctccacctcgtCCACCTCCTCCAGCCGCCGCATCAAGGACGCCACGTCGTCCTCGCAGCCGTGCGACCTCTACCACAAGCAGTATAGCTTGAAGCGGAAAAGCGAGGAGGTGGACAGCAGTGACAGCGTCCAGATACTGGAGGAGCTCTCGGCACCTGTCGTCTCAAACCGcgctggtggtggtggaggagggacCACCACTGCTCAATCCATAGCACATTCCACTTCTACGACAAAGAGCAGCAACTCCCACAGCGAGGGCGACTACCAGCTGGTCCAGCATGAGATCCTGTGCTCGATGTCAAACAGTTACGAGGTGCTCGAGTTCCTAGGGCGCGGCACTTTTGGTCAGGTGGCGAAATGCTGGAAGCGCGGCACAAATGAGATCATGGCCATCAAAATCTTGAAGAATCACCCCTCTTACGCTCGGCAGGGACAAATAGAA GTGAGCATCCTCAGCAGACTGAGCACAGAGAACGCAGACGAGTTCAACTTTGTCCGCTCATACGAGTGTTTCCAGCACAAGAACCACACGTGCCTTGTGTTCGAGATGCTGGagcagaacctgtacgacttccTGAAGCACAGCAAGTTCAGCCCGCTGCTGCTCAAATGCATTCGGCCCATTCTGCAGCAGGTGGCCACGGCGCTGATGAAGCTGAAGAGCCTGGGGCTGATCCACGCCGACCTGAAACCCGAAAACATCATGCTGGTCGATCCTTTGCGGCAGCCGTACCGAGTGAAAGTGATCGACTTTGGCTCCGCCAGCCACGTGTCTAAAGCGGTTTGCTCCACCTACCTGCAGTCGCGGTACTACAG AGCTCCAGAGATAATCCTGGGACTTCCTTTCTGTGAAGCCATCGACATGTGGTCTTTAGGATGCGTCATTGCGGAGCTGTTTTTGGGATGGCCCCTTTATCCTGGTGCATCAGAGTATGATCAG ATACGTTACATTTCCCAGACCCAGGGTCTCCCAGCAGAGTACCTGCTGAGTGCAGGAACCAAGACCTGCCGCTTTTTCAACAGAGGGCCCGACTCAAGCTACCCACTCTGGAGACTGAAA ACGCCCGCGGAACACGAGGCAGAGATGGGGATCAAATCAAAGGAGGCGCGTAAATACATCTTCAACTGCCTTGATGACATGATGCAG GTGAACATGACAAACCTGGAGGGGACAGACATTTTGGCAGAGAAGGCCGACAGACGGGAGTTCATAGACCTGTTGAAGAAGATGCTGACGCTGGACGCAGACAAGCGCATCACGCCCGTGAAAACCCTGAACCACCCGTTTGTTACCATGACACACCTGCTGCACTTCCCTCACAGCTCACA tgTGAAGTCCTGCTTCCAAAACATGGACATATGCAAACGCCGATGCAGCGCCTTTGAGAATGGAAAAAATATGTTTGCCAACAACAACACCCCAAGTGCAGCCACCAACCTCACTGTCACCTTTAGTAGCCAACTAAACCAGCACAACCAG ATGTCCTCCACAGGAGGccagtctctgtctctcagcagTAACGTCCCACTGCTGAACTACCAGCCTGGCCTCTACCAGCAGGCCACCATCAACATCCCTGGCCTGACCCAGCAGGGCGTTCCCCTGCAGACCAGACCCACCCAGCTCTGTGCCCAGACCGAACCCTTCCAGCAGACACTCATAGTGTGTCCCCCCACCATCCAGG GTCTTCAAACATCCAATAAGCCCTCTGGTTATCCTGTGAGGATGGACAACTCGTTGCCCTTAGTTCCTCAGAACCAGTCATCCCAGTCTCTTCACATCCAGCCTGGCATGCTGACACAG GGCTGGCCAGCAGGCACTCAGCAGATACTCATCCCTTCAACCTGGCAGCAGATGCCAGGCATGGCCATCCACAACACTGGGCAGACCGTAGTGCCCGACTCACCCATGGGAGCATCTGTCTCTGACAGTCAACAAGCTTCCGGCTGGAG GGGTCGTCGTGGCAGCCAGTATGACGGTGTCAACCAGCAGGACTCTGGTGCTGGCCGTCTCCAAAACCACAACTCAGGGGCCACTCACTCAAGAGCCCAACAGGGCAAGAGGTCAAAGGCTCGACATGCTGAGCGCAGAGCCAG atcTGTGTCATCGGTGCATTCAGCCACCACTGTGGTGAACAACACCTCAACATGTGCTGGCGACCAGACTCAGCCCATTGTCATCTCTGACACGCCCAGTCCTGCCGTCAGCATCATCACCATTCACAGTGACTCAGAGGATGACGACGACAGGAAGTTCCCTGCTGCATG CTCTGGAACGAGCCAGAGGACCAACGTGATCAGTTGTGTGACAGTACATGACTCTCATGACTCTGACTCCTCCACCAGCAGCCCCCTCAGCCCCAAGAGCAGCTCACAGCCCAGCAAGTCTCTGGCTATCATCCTGCCCTCTGTGAAGAGCCAGCCAGGAGAGAGCACAACCCACAaagctccagcagctccag TTCAAGCTGTAAGTGGCTTTGGAAAGTCAAAGAAGGGATCGACAGTTCAGTCCAGTCGGCCCGGAGATTCCAACACGGATCGGCATCAGCGGGCGGCTTCCAGCAGATCTCAGCCTCTTAACCTGAGTCAG GTACAGCAGTCGGTAATGTCATCATCCCATGAACAAACAGTAACCAGTATCTCCCTGAGGCGTCAGCCCACGTATCCCCCTCCGGTCTCGTCCCACTCGTCCTACCGCCCCCACGAGAGCACCCTTTTCACCTCGACCCCCAACCTGTATGCCTACCCGGCATCAGCCGCGTTGGCGTCCGTGTCTCAGGCTGTGGACCAAATGCACGGCGGTTCGTCCCGCCACAGCAGAGCGGGTGGAGCGTACCCCTCACTCGCGCTGCTGCAGAAGAACAGCAACTTGGCCCTGGGAGGTTCTACTCCGGGGCAGTTCACCAACCACCCccaacatcaccatcatcatcagcagcagccgcagcatcAGCATCTGGGGGAGCAGCCGTTCCATCGCTCCAGTGCGGCTTATCAACGAAAACTCAACCAGTATCCCTTCCTGTAA